A genomic segment from Castor canadensis chromosome 1, mCasCan1.hap1v2, whole genome shotgun sequence encodes:
- the LOC109702199 gene encoding olfactory receptor 4C16-like yields MKLNNNVTEFILLGLTQDPFRKKIVVVVVLLFYLGMLLGNVLIITTIKTSKALGSPVYFFLFHLSLSDTCFSTSIAPRMIVDAFLKKATISFSECIIQVFTFHFFGCLEIFILILMAADRYVAICKPLHYMTIMSHRFCGVLVAMAWVGSCVHSLTQIFLALSLPFCGPNVIDHYFCDLQPLLNLACSDTYVVNLLLVSNSGAICTVSFVMLMISYAIILHSLRNHSAEGKRKALSTCISHIIVVIFFFGPCIFIYTRPATTFPMDKLIAVFYTLGTPLLNPLIYTLRNSEVRNAMKKLWRR; encoded by the coding sequence ATGAAACTAAATAATAATGTGACTGAGTTCATTCTACTTGGGTTAACACAGGACCCATTTAGGAAGAAAATAGTGGTTGTTGtggttttgcttttctatttGGGAATGTTGTTGGGGAATGTGCTGATTATTACTACCATCAAGACCAGCAAGGCCCTTGGGAGTCCagtgtatttcttccttttccatttatCCTTATCTGATACCTGCTTCTCTACTTCTATAGCACCTAGAATGATTGTGGATGCCTTTTTGAAGAAGGCCACTATTTCTTTCAGTGAGTGCATAATCCAAGTCTTCACATTCCATTTCTTTGGCTGCCTGGAGATCTTCATCCTCATCCTTATGGCTgctgaccgctatgtggccatctgtaagcCCCTGCACTACATGACCATCATGAGTCACCGGTTCTGTGGTGTGTTGGTGGCCATGGCCTGGGTGGGATCCTGTGTACATTCTTTAACTCAAATTTTTCTGGCACTGAGTTTGCCTTTCTGTGGTCCCAATGTGATTGATCACTATTTCTGTGACTTGCAGCCCCTGTTGAATCTTGCCTGCTCAGACACTTATGTGGTCAATCTCCTTCTTGTGTCAAATAGTGGGGCCATTTGTACAGTGAGTTTTGTCATGCTGATGATCTCCTATGCTATTATCCTGCATTCCCTGCGAAACCACAGTGCCGAAGGGAAGAGAAAAGCCCTCTCCACATGCATCTCCCACATCATCGTGGTCATCTTCTTCTTCGGACCTTGCATATTTATATACACCCGTCCTGCAACCACCTTCCCCATGGATAAGTTAATAGCTGTGTTTTATACACTTGGAACACCTTTGCTCAACCCTCTGATTTATACTCTGAGGAATTCAGAAGTGAGAAATGCCATGAAGAAATTGTGGAGGAGGTAA